The Paraburkholderia acidisoli genome contains a region encoding:
- a CDS encoding DUF4390 domain-containing protein, which yields MTFKRFFPLRLAALIWLVLAVVGFTAVAPARADTISVQRASLQADGSGWNLDARFDFDLNSSLEDAVNKGIPLYFTTDFELTRPRWYWFDEQPVSVSQSIRLSFQPLTREYRVSSGGLQLGFPSLAEALAVIKHVTSWHVIERNDVHPGETYTASVRMQLDVALMPKPFQIDAVNNRDWNLASDWKRFNFTVTERAK from the coding sequence GTGACCTTCAAACGCTTCTTCCCGCTGCGGCTCGCGGCGCTGATCTGGCTGGTGCTGGCCGTCGTCGGCTTCACGGCCGTCGCGCCCGCGCGCGCCGACACGATCTCGGTGCAGCGCGCGTCGCTGCAAGCCGACGGCTCGGGCTGGAATCTCGACGCGCGCTTCGACTTCGACCTCAACAGCAGTCTGGAAGACGCGGTCAACAAGGGCATTCCGCTCTACTTCACCACCGACTTCGAACTCACGCGCCCGCGCTGGTACTGGTTCGACGAGCAGCCGGTGAGCGTGTCGCAAAGCATTCGCCTGTCGTTCCAGCCGCTCACGCGCGAATACCGCGTGTCGAGCGGCGGGCTGCAACTCGGCTTTCCCTCGCTGGCGGAAGCGCTCGCCGTCATCAAGCACGTCACGTCGTGGCACGTGATCGAGCGCAACGACGTGCACCCGGGCGAGACCTATACGGCTTCGGTGCGCATGCAGCTCGACGTCGCGCTGATGCCCAAGCCGTTCCAGATCGACGCGGTGAACAACCGCGACTGGAACCTCGCTTCCGACTGGAAGCGATTCAACTTCACGGTGACCGAACGTGCTAAATAA